The DNA region TAGATGCGGGCACCGCGGGCCAGCGCATGCTCCTCCGCTTCGAGGACCAGCGCACCGGCGCCTTCACCCATCACAAAGCCGTCGCGGCCCAGGTCGTAGGGGCGTGAGGCGCCCTGGGGGTCCTCGTTCCGGCGTGAGAGGGCCTGCATCGAGGCAAACGCCGCAAGGGGCATGGGGTGGATGGCCGCCTCGGCGCCCCCGCACATGACCACGTCGGCCTTGCCGGAGCGGATCAGGTCCAGGCCCAGGTGGAGGGCCTCTGTGCCCGAAGCGCAGGCGGAAACAGGGGTGTGGGCGCCGGCGCGTGCACCAAGGTCAAGGCTGACGGCCGCCGCGACGCCGTTGGGCATCAGCATGGGCACCGTCATGGGGAGTACACGGCGGGGGCCCTTTTCCTTCAGTGTGTCCCACGCGTCCAGGAGCGTCCAGACGCCGCCGATGCCGGTGGCGAAGGCAACAGCAAGGCGGTCGTGGTCGATCTCCGTGATGCCGGAGTCCGCCCATGCCTCGCGGGAGGCGATCACGCCGAACTGGGTGGACGGATCCATCCGCTTCGCCTCGACGCGGCCCAGGACTTCAAGGGCGGGCGTGCTGCAACGCGCGGCAAAGTGGACAGGAAGCTCATACTTGGCAACCCAGTCGTCCTCCAGGGTGCGGGCACCGGAGACCCCCTTGAGCGCGTTCGTCCACATAGTGGGTACGTCGCCGCCGATGGGCGTGGTGGCACCCAGACCGGTTATGACTACTTTGCGTGTCATGGGATCACTCTCTGTCGGTGGGCAGGCCGTGCCGGTATTCTCCGGCGGGTCCCGCGTGTGGGGTGTGCGGCATCTGACTGCCGGGGGATGCGGTGGACTGCCGGTCCGGTGAAATGTCCGCACCGGCAGTCCAGCCAGCCGTAAAGTGGCTGGGGCCTTGGCTAGGCCTGGGCTCCGGCGATGAAGCTGACGGCGTCGCCCACGGTCTTGAGGTTCTTGACCTCTTCGTCGGGGATGCGCACGCCGAACTTCTCTTCAGCGTTGACCACGATGGTCATCATTGAAATGGAGTCGATGTCCAGGTCCTCGGTGAAGGACTTGTCAGGCTCCACAGCCTCGGGGGCCAGGCCGGTCTCTTCGTTGACGATTTCAGCCAAGCCGGCCAGGATCTCTTCGTTGCTAGCCATTGATGGCTCCTTTTCTTGTTATTGCCGGCAGGGGCTGCCGGAAACGGTGCAGACCGCGGATGCGGCCTGTGGTTGGGGCGTTCCTAGGGAAGGACGATTACCTGGGCGCCGAAGACCAGGCCGGCGCCGAAGCCGATCTGGAGCGCGAGTCCACCGCTCAGCCCGGGGTTTTCCTCGAGCAGGCGGTGGGTGGCCAGGGGGATGGAAGCAGCTGAGGTGTTGCCGGCGTCGGCGATGTCCCTGGCCACGGTGACGGTTTCGGGCAGCTTCAGCTTCTTCACCATCTCGTCGATGATGCGCATGTTGGCCTGGTGGGGGATGAAGGCCACAAGGTCTTCCGCCTGGATCCCGGCGGCGTCCAGGGCCTGCTGGGCCACCTTCGCCATTTCCCACACAGCCCAGCGGAAGACGGTCTGCCCGTCCTGGCGGAGCGTGGGCCAGAGGTCCTGCGCGGCGGAAATGATGGCCTGGTCGTCGGATTCGTCGGCCTGGCGGGCGGACGTGCTGAGATCGCGGACGTCAAGCATGGAGCGCGTCATCCCGATGGCATCCCACTTGCTGCCGTCCGAACCCCACACGGAAGGACCGATCCCGGGGGTGTCGGAGGGGCCGATCACTACTGCACCGGCGCCGTCGCCGAGCAGGAACGAAATGGTCCGCTCATGGTTGTCGATGACGTCTGAAAGCTTCTCCGCTCCCACCACCAGGACGTATTCGGCCGCACCGGAACGGACCAGAGCATCGCCCTGGGCGATGCCGTAGCAGTACCCGGCACAGGCGGCAGAGATATCAAAGGCGGGAGCGGGCGTGGCGCCGAGCCGGTCAGCCAGGCTGGCTGCTGCCGACGGCGTGGCGTAGGGGTGCGTGACAGTGGAGACTATGACGGCGCCCAGTTGCGAGGCTTCGATGCCTGCCTTCTGCAGGGCCTCCAGCGCTGCGCCTTCGGCCATGTCAATCACGCTGACATCGGCGGGGGCGCGGTGGCGTGTCACAATGCCGGTACGCTGGCGGATCCACTCATCTGAGGAATCAATCCACTGGCAGACGTCGTCGTTGGTGACGATGATGTCAGGGCGGTAGGCGCCGATGCCAAGGATGCGGGTGTTCTCTTGGACGGGAGCCTGTTTCAGCGTGGGAACGCTCATGCGGTTCCCTCCAATTCTGCGAAGAGTGCCAGTGCGGCAGTGAGGTCGTCCGGCGTCTTGACGGCGACCGTTTTGACGCCAGGCATCCCGCGCTTGGCAAGGCCGGCCAGGGTACCGGCCGGAGCCAGCTCGATCACACCGGTAACGCCGCGCTGCGCGAGGGTTTCCATGCACAGGTCCCAGCGGACCGGGCGGGAGACCTGGGCAATCAGGCTGTCCACTGCAGCGGCGCCGTCGGTGACCTCGCGGCCATCGAAGTTGGACAGCAGGGGGACCTGCGGCTTCTGTGGCTTGAGTTCCGGCTTCAGCGTTTCGAGTGCGGTGGCAGCGGGGGCCATGTGGGCCGTGTGGAAGGCGCCGGCCACCTTGAGGGGAATGACCCTTGCCTTGGCTGGGGGATTGTCTGCCAGCGACTGAAGCTGTTCAAAGGTTCCGGCGGCCACTGTCTGCCCGGCGCCATTGACGTTGGCCGGTGTTGCCCCCGAGGCCTCGATTGCAGCCAGGACCTCGGCGGGGTCGCCGCCCACCACGGCGCTCATGCCGGTCGGTGTCAGAGCAGCTGCCGTGGCCATGCTGTTGGCACGCTCGCGGACGAAGGTCATCGCTTCCTCTTCGCTGAGGACACCCGCCAGCGCGGACGCTGTGATCTCACCGACCGAGTGCCCGGCGAGAATGACTGGCAGCGAGCTGAGCTCAACGTCGAACAACGACTTTGCCGCCACCAGGCCCGCGGCAACTATGAGGGGCTGCGCAACCGCAGTGTCCTTGATGGTTTCCTCGTCCGAGGTGGTCCCGTGGGCCGTCAGGTCGATGCCTGCGATTTCGCTCAGCGAGGCCAGCTGGCCTGCTACTGAGGGCAGTTCAAGCCAAGGGGCCAGAAAACCCGGGGTCTGTGAGCCCTGTCCAGGGCAGACTATTGCAAGCACGTATCCAGCTTTCCAAACTACTGTGTGATCCAGCGGTGTTTCTCTGCACCAAGCTCAACGGGTCAGGTTGTAGGAAGTCTACAACGCCTCAGGTCTGGTTCCGCGCCGGATGACGCTCCGCGGGAGCCTTCGGAGGTACCGAAAGCCGGCCGACAACCAGCGCCGCCTGAAGCACAAAGGCCTCCCGGGGCAGGAGCGGATCCCAGCCGGTGACGTCACAGACCCGCTTCAGACGGTACCGCACGGTGTTGGCATGGACGAAGAGTTCGCGCGCTGTCGCCTCAAGGGAGTGCCCCAGTTCAAGGTAAGTGCCCAGGGTCTCGACGAGCCCATTGGAGGCTGCCAGGAGCGGACGGTAAATGTTCTTGATCAGCGAGCGGCGTGCCGCGTCGTCGCCGGAGATGACGCGCTCCGGCAGCAGGTCGTCCGCGGCCACGGGCCGGGGAGCCGAGGGCCAGGCGCGGGCGGCCGTCAGGCCGGCAAAAGCTGACTGGGCGGACCCGCTCGCCTCAAGCAGGGAACTGGCTTCCGGCCCGTAGACAACGGGTCCGGGCGCGAACATCTCGCTCAGCTTCAGGTATGCCGATTCGCGGTCCTGGACACCTCCGAGGATCAGGATCAGCCTGTCGCCCTGGATCCCCACGAGCGCGTCCTCGGCATAGCGTCCGGCCATGCGGCGGAGTTCGCTGACATAACTTGCGCTGGGTTCAGAGGGCGAATTCCCCACCATTACGGTGAACCGTTCCTGGGCTTTCCAACCCAAGGCTGCGATCCTGGACCGCAGTGCATCCGTGTTCTCCCCGCGCAGGATGGCGTCCACGATCAGTGCTTCCAGCCTTGTGTCCCACGATCCGCGGGATTCGGCTGCCCTGGCATAAACATCCGCGGCGGCGAAGGCAACTTCCCGCGAGTATCGCAGTACTGCCTCCCGAAGCGAGGGCTGGTCAGCTTCGGGGGCGATGACAGGGACCTGGTCCTCCACCACTTCAACCACGATCCGGATGAGCTGGAGGGCCTTCTGCAGGCTGATGGACCGGGTCAGCTCGGTGGGAGCGGTGCCGAATACATCCGAGAGGATCCACGACGGCGAGCTGGGGCGTTCGTACCAGGTGACAAATGCGGCAATGCCGTTCTGGGCCACCATGCCCAGTGCGGACCGCTCGTCGGAGCTGAGCCGGCTGTACCAAGGCAGCGATTTTTCCAGCTGGCGCATGGTGGTGGTTGAGAGCTGACCCACATTCGCCCGGAGCTTTTTCAGGGTTTCGGATTTCTCCGGCGTCATGCTGCGCGAGGTGGGCTTGCGCTTCACAGGCGGGGTGGTTGGCTCTGGCATCCTTTGAGCATACGGTGCCTTGCCGCCAAGCTCCATTTGTGCAAAGGCTACAAGTCGCTCTCCGGTGCGTGACATTGTCCCGCTGAAGAAACGACGACGGCGGCACTCACCATTTCGGTGAGGGCCGCCGTCGTCGTTATGCCCCAATGAGATTTTTTGTCCAGCTAACGTGCCTTCCGGCCTTATTTGAAGGCGTTATCTGGATAAAAACTCAGCGAGGGGTGGGTCAGGATTCGCCGCCGGCGTTACCGGTGGAACCGGCGTTGACGTTGTGCAGCCGGTACTTCTCAATTGCCTTGATCGGGGCGTGGGCATCTACCTCGCCGCGGCGTGCCAGCATCTCCAAGGAACGGACCACGATGGAGTGGATGTCGTTCTTGAAGAAGCGGCGTGCTGCGGCGCGGGTGTCGGAGAAGCCGAAGCCGTCGGCGCCGAGGGAGGCGAATTCGTTGGGCAGGAACTGGCGGATCTGGTCGGGGACGGCTTTCATGTAGTCCGAGACGGCCACGATGGGTCCGGTGGCGCCTGCGAGCTGCTGGGTGACGAACGGAACACGTGCGGGCTGTCCGGGATTGAGGAACGCTTCTTCCTCTGCTGCCATGCCGTCGCGGCGCAGCTCGTTCCAGGACGTGACAGACCAGACGTCGGCTGAAACGCCCCAGTCCTCTGCCAGGAGCCTTTGGGCCTCGATTCCCCACGGGACCGAGACGCCGGAGGCCAGGATCTGGGTCCTGGGTCCGTCGATCTTCGCCGGGGCGAGGAGGTAGATGCCCTTGATGACGCCCTCAACGTCCAGTTCGTCGGGTTCGGCCGGCTGGGTGATCGGCTCGTTGTAGACCGTGATGTAGTACATCAGGTTCCGGTCCGTCGAGTCAGGGCCGTACATCCGCTCGATGCCATCGCGGATGATGTGGCCCATTTCGTAGCCGTACGCGGGGTCGTAGGTGACCACGGCGGGGTTGGTGGCGGCCAAGATGGGGGAGTGGCCGTCAGCGTGCTGGAGTCCTTCGCCGGTGAGGGTGGTCCGTCCTGCAGTGGCGCCGATGATGAAGCCGCGGGTCATCTGGTCCGCGGCGGCCCAGAAGGCGTCGCCGGTGCGCTGGAAGCCGAACATGGAGTAGAACACGTAGACCGGAACCAGCGGCACGCCGTGGGTAGCGTAGGCGGTGCCGGCGGCGGTGAACGCCGCGACGGCACCGGCTTCGTTGATGCCGGGGTGGATCAGCTGGCCCTGGGCGGATTCCTTGTAAGCCAGGACCAGGTCCCGGTCCACGGAGAGATAGTTCTGGCCCTTGGGGTTGTAGATCTTCGCCGTGGGGAAGAACGCGTCCATGCCGAAGGTCCGGGCCTCATCCGGGATGATCGGGGCGATGTGCTTGCCGAAGTTCTTGTCCCGCATGAGGTCCTTGAGCAGCCGGACGAACGCCATGGTGGTGGCAGCCTGCTGTTTGCCGGAGCCGCGCTTGGCGACCTCATAGGTTGCCGCATCCGGCAGCGTGATTTCCTGGTGCTTGGAGCGGCGTTCGGGCACGGCCCCGCCGAGGGCGGCGCGGCGCTCCATCATGTACGCGATTTCCGGGGCATCGGTGCCGGGATGGAAGTACGGCGGCTGGTACGGATCCCTTTCCAGCTGTTCGTCAGTGACCGGGATCCGCAGGTGGTCGCGGAACTTCTTCAGGTCATCCAGGGTGAGTTTTTTCATCTGGTGGGTGGCGTTGCGGCCTTCGAAGTGCGGTCCGAGTCCGTAGCCCTTGACCGTTTTGGCCAGGATCACGGTGGGCTTGCCCTTGAATTCGGTCGCCGCCTTGTACGCGGCGTAGACCTTGCGGTAGTCGTGGCCGCCGCGTTTGAGGTTCCAGATCTGGTCATCGTCCAGGTCAGCGACCATGTCCTTGGTCTGCGGCGTTTTGCCGAAGAAGTGCTCACGGACGAACCCGCCGGATTCGGCCTTGTAGGTCTGGTAGTCGCCGTCCAGGGTCTCGTTCATGATCTTGACCAGGGACCCGTCGGTGTCCTTGGTGAGCAGTTCGTCCCATTCCCGGCCCCAGACGACCTTGATCACGTTCCAGCCCGCTCCGCGGAAGAACGCCTCGAGTTCCTGCATGATTTTGCCGTTGCCGCGGACCGGACCGTCCAGGCGCTGGAGATTGCAGTTGATCACGAAGTTCAGGTTGTCGAGGTTCTCGTTCGCGGCGAGTTGGAGCAGGCCGCGGGACTCGGGCTCGTCCATTTCGCCGTCGCCCAGGAACGCCCAGACCTGCTGGTCGGAAGTGTCCTTCAGTCCGCGGTTATGCAGGTACCGGTTGGACTGGGCCTGGTAGATCGCGTTCATCGGGCCGATGCCCATGGACACGGTGGGGAATTCCCAGAAGTGAGGCATGAGCCGCGGGTGCGGGTAGGAGGACAGGGCGTGGCCCTCGCGGGATTTCTCCTGCCGGAACCCGTCAAGGTCCTCCTCGGACAGGCGGCCTTCCATGAAGGCGCGGGCGTACATTCCGGGGGAGGCATGGCCCTGGAAGAAGACCTGGTCACCGCCGCCGGGGTGGTCCTTGCCGCGGAAGAAGTGGTTGAAGCCCACCTCATACAGCGTCGCGGCGCCGGCGTAGGTGGAGATGTGTCCGCCCACGCCGATATTGGGCCGCTGGGACCGGTGCACCATCACGGCCGCGTTCCAGCGCATGTACGCCCGGTAGCGGCGCTCAAACTCCTCGTTGCCGGGGAACTCAGCTTCCTGGTCCACCGGGATGGTGTTCACGTAATCCGTGGTGGTCACCATCGGCACGCCGACGCTTTGCGCGCCAGCGCGCTGCAACAGGCTCCGCATGATGTATTGGGCACGTTCCGTGCCCTGTTCCCTGATCAGTGAATCCAGGGACTCGACCCACTCGGCGGTCTCTTCCGGATCACGATCAGGCAGCTGGTCAGTCAACCCGCTGAGGATATGGGAGGTATCTTCTCCTGCAGCCACGTCCAACCTCTCTTTGCGCGCATGCATCGTCACCCTTATGCCGGGCAGGGTGACTGTCCGGCATAAATGCGACGTGTGCGACGTATCGGTTACAACAGCCCGGTCATGTGCGCCGGGCAGGGTCCTATCACGCCTATGTCTGCCTTGAGTTCCAGGGCGGTCGCCCCGCAGGCATAGTTGTCATCAGCCACTCTAGCTCTGAGCGCTGCGCGATGCGTAGCCGCGTCCGTGGCACCCCGGTTGTATTTCGCCGTCATACTGGTTGTGTGACGAAAAGCCGCTGCGATGCGGGTTGCCGGTGCCAGTGTGACGCAGAATATGGCGGATCGCGGGGCGGGCAGCTTGAAGCGCAGGCACAAAGGGTGTTGGCTTGGAGTAATGGACATCACTATGCGCACTGCATGTATTAGGCATTGGAGGAACACGTGAGCGAGGCCGACGCCGCCACTTCGGTAAATGTGGCGGAAAAATTGGGTTTCAAAAACGGGGATCTGATTCAGGAGTTCGGTTACGACGATGACGTCGATTTCGACTTACGTGACGATATTGAGGAACTTACGGGTTCCGAGCTCCTTGATGAGGACGATCATGACGTTGTGGACGCCGTCATCTTCTGGTGGCGCGACGGTGATGGCGACCTTGTTGACACCCTGGTCGATTCGCTGACCACGTTGGGTGAAGGCGGCGTGGTCTGGGTGCTGACACCGAAATCCGGCCGTGCCGGTTACGTATCACCAGCCGAAATCCAGGAAGCCGCCCCTACGGCCGGGCTTCACTGCACCACGTCGGTGGGCGTCTCCAAGGACTGGAGCGCAACGCGGCTGGTGACCAGGAAAAACAAGTGACTGCAGCCCTCGCCGGGACGGCTGCCGATCTGGCAGTTATACCCGCCGTCGGGTCGGCCGCGCCTGATTTTGAACTCTCCAACCAGTTCGGTGAGCCTGTCCGGTTGTCTTCGTTCCGTGGGCAAAACGTTGTGGTGGTGTTCTACCCCTTTGCGTTTTCCGGCATCTGCACTGGCGAACTGTGTGAAATCCGGGACAACCTGGCGTCTTTTGAGGACGCCAATGCCACGGTCCTGGCCATTTCGGTCGACAGTAAGTTCAGCCTGCGCGCCTACGCGGAGAAGGAAGGGTACGGCTTCGACCTGCTGGCCGATTTCTGGCCGCACGGGGCCGTGGCCAGTTCCTACGGTGTCTTCGATCCGGAGAGCGGAATGGCACGGCGTGGAACGTTCATCATCGACGCGGCCGGAATCATCCGCTACGTTGTGGTGAATCCTCGTGGACAGGCACGTGAGTTGTCTGAGTACCGAGACGCTCTGGCGGGCCTGGAACGGGCCTGACGCCGAATGGAACAGCAACGGCATGGCGTCGGCCTGACGGGCTTTGCCAGCATGCCGGCTGTCAACCCTGCCACTCTGTCGGACGAGGATCTTGAAGTCCTGGTCAGGATCAGGAATCTACTCGCAGGTACGCGCCTTGCGCTCCTGACCGGCGCCGGGTTGAGCACAGACTCAGGTATTCCGGACTACCGCGGGCCCGGTTCCGCGCCCCGTTCACCCATGACGTACCAGGAGTTCATTCGGGACGCCGCCAACCGCCGGCGCTATTGGGCGCGGAACCATGTGGGCTGGTCACACCTGCGGCATGCCGACCCGAATCAGGGGCATCGTGCAGCGGCTGAAATGGAGCGACGGGGGCTGCTCTCTGGCCTGATCACGCAGAATGTGGACCGGCTGCACGAGGATGCTGGCAGCTTCAATGTCGTGGACCTCCATGGCCGCTACGACCAAGTGGTGTGCCTGGACTGCCGGCGGACTTACTCCCGCCGCCTCCTGGCCGGGATGCTCGAAGAGCTCAATCCGGGCTTCCTGGAGCGGGCCACGGAATCCGGACTTGTGGAAATGGCGCCCGATGCCGACTCCACCGTTGATGACCAGGCACTGATCAGCAGCTTTATTGTCGCCGTCTGCCCTGCCTGCGGCGGGACACTGAAGCCCGACTTTGTCTATTTCGGTGAAAACGTACCCATAGAACGTGTTGAACGGTCCTACGCCATGGTGGATGACGCCGGAGCGTTGCTGGTGGCCGGTTCTTCGCTCGCGGTAATGAGTGGCCTGAGATTCGTCCGGCACGCCGCAAGGGACGGCAAACCCGTGGTGATCATTAACCGGGGGGGAACCCGCGGGGATGACCGGGCCACGATCAAGCTCGCTGCTGGTGTCAGTGAATCCTTGAGCTGGCTTGCCGCCGAGCTGCCGGACCTTTGATTCCTCTTCCGATTGGCGTTTGGTCCCGGAGGTCGGGTAAAGTCTATGTTCGTTGGTTCAAGCGCGGAAACGCGCAGATCAGCACTTTGGGTCTTTAGCTCAGCTGGTAGAGCGCCACGTTTACACCGTGGATGTCATCGGTTCGATCCCGGTAGGACCCACCAAACGAAAACCCCGCTGTTCCCGGTGCTTTTGGCCAGGAGCGGCGGGGTTTTCGCTGCGCTCAGGCCCAACTGAGTAGCAGTAAGTGTCGTTTTGAGCCTTCAAAACGACACTTACTGCTAATTACTTGGGGAGTTGAAGCCAGCATGCCTCCTCCTGAGGCGAACGGCCGCCGGCCCTTTATTGTCGGAGCCCCCGCCTAGTGTTTCCGTCATGGAACATGTGGTGGTCAGGACGGCCCTTAACGGAACGCCGACGGCGGTGGTCAGCAACGGAAGGGAATGGTCGGTGGGTGCCGAGCCGGTCACGTGGTTTGAGCGGGTGAGCTGGTGGGAAGCCCAACGCCGTATGCCCAAGGGGCTCAGCCGCGTGGACGTGGAGGTCCTGCAGGTCCAAGTACGGCTGGGAAGTAACGTGAACTCCGCGCTGACCACCATGCTGCTGGAGCGCGACGGTCTCGGCGGGGGCTGGAGGCTGCGGGACTCCGCTGCAGACGCGGCCTGACGACGGGGTTGCGTCATCATGAGGCGACGCGCCTGAATCCGGGCATTGGAAAACCCTCCACCGCGACTATTGGGGGATGCCGCGGTG from Arthrobacter pascens includes:
- a CDS encoding PucR family transcriptional regulator; protein product: MPEPTTPPVKRKPTSRSMTPEKSETLKKLRANVGQLSTTTMRQLEKSLPWYSRLSSDERSALGMVAQNGIAAFVTWYERPSSPSWILSDVFGTAPTELTRSISLQKALQLIRIVVEVVEDQVPVIAPEADQPSLREAVLRYSREVAFAAADVYARAAESRGSWDTRLEALIVDAILRGENTDALRSRIAALGWKAQERFTVMVGNSPSEPSASYVSELRRMAGRYAEDALVGIQGDRLILILGGVQDRESAYLKLSEMFAPGPVVYGPEASSLLEASGSAQSAFAGLTAARAWPSAPRPVAADDLLPERVISGDDAARRSLIKNIYRPLLAASNGLVETLGTYLELGHSLEATARELFVHANTVRYRLKRVCDVTGWDPLLPREAFVLQAALVVGRLSVPPKAPAERHPARNQT
- a CDS encoding acyl carrier protein, producing MASNEEILAGLAEIVNEETGLAPEAVEPDKSFTEDLDIDSISMMTIVVNAEEKFGVRIPDEEVKNLKTVGDAVSFIAGAQA
- a CDS encoding ACP S-malonyltransferase, producing the protein MLAIVCPGQGSQTPGFLAPWLELPSVAGQLASLSEIAGIDLTAHGTTSDEETIKDTAVAQPLIVAAGLVAAKSLFDVELSSLPVILAGHSVGEITASALAGVLSEEEAMTFVRERANSMATAAALTPTGMSAVVGGDPAEVLAAIEASGATPANVNGAGQTVAAGTFEQLQSLADNPPAKARVIPLKVAGAFHTAHMAPAATALETLKPELKPQKPQVPLLSNFDGREVTDGAAAVDSLIAQVSRPVRWDLCMETLAQRGVTGVIELAPAGTLAGLAKRGMPGVKTVAVKTPDDLTAALALFAELEGTA
- a CDS encoding DUF3052 domain-containing protein; the protein is MSEADAATSVNVAEKLGFKNGDLIQEFGYDDDVDFDLRDDIEELTGSELLDEDDHDVVDAVIFWWRDGDGDLVDTLVDSLTTLGEGGVVWVLTPKSGRAGYVSPAEIQEAAPTAGLHCTTSVGVSKDWSATRLVTRKNK
- the aceE gene encoding pyruvate dehydrogenase (acetyl-transferring), homodimeric type, which encodes MHARKERLDVAAGEDTSHILSGLTDQLPDRDPEETAEWVESLDSLIREQGTERAQYIMRSLLQRAGAQSVGVPMVTTTDYVNTIPVDQEAEFPGNEEFERRYRAYMRWNAAVMVHRSQRPNIGVGGHISTYAGAATLYEVGFNHFFRGKDHPGGGDQVFFQGHASPGMYARAFMEGRLSEEDLDGFRQEKSREGHALSSYPHPRLMPHFWEFPTVSMGIGPMNAIYQAQSNRYLHNRGLKDTSDQQVWAFLGDGEMDEPESRGLLQLAANENLDNLNFVINCNLQRLDGPVRGNGKIMQELEAFFRGAGWNVIKVVWGREWDELLTKDTDGSLVKIMNETLDGDYQTYKAESGGFVREHFFGKTPQTKDMVADLDDDQIWNLKRGGHDYRKVYAAYKAATEFKGKPTVILAKTVKGYGLGPHFEGRNATHQMKKLTLDDLKKFRDHLRIPVTDEQLERDPYQPPYFHPGTDAPEIAYMMERRAALGGAVPERRSKHQEITLPDAATYEVAKRGSGKQQAATTMAFVRLLKDLMRDKNFGKHIAPIIPDEARTFGMDAFFPTAKIYNPKGQNYLSVDRDLVLAYKESAQGQLIHPGINEAGAVAAFTAAGTAYATHGVPLVPVYVFYSMFGFQRTGDAFWAAADQMTRGFIIGATAGRTTLTGEGLQHADGHSPILAATNPAVVTYDPAYGYEMGHIIRDGIERMYGPDSTDRNLMYYITVYNEPITQPAEPDELDVEGVIKGIYLLAPAKIDGPRTQILASGVSVPWGIEAQRLLAEDWGVSADVWSVTSWNELRRDGMAAEEEAFLNPGQPARVPFVTQQLAGATGPIVAVSDYMKAVPDQIRQFLPNEFASLGADGFGFSDTRAAARRFFKNDIHSIVVRSLEMLARRGEVDAHAPIKAIEKYRLHNVNAGSTGNAGGES
- a CDS encoding Sir2 family NAD-dependent protein deacetylase, which encodes MEQQRHGVGLTGFASMPAVNPATLSDEDLEVLVRIRNLLAGTRLALLTGAGLSTDSGIPDYRGPGSAPRSPMTYQEFIRDAANRRRYWARNHVGWSHLRHADPNQGHRAAAEMERRGLLSGLITQNVDRLHEDAGSFNVVDLHGRYDQVVCLDCRRTYSRRLLAGMLEELNPGFLERATESGLVEMAPDADSTVDDQALISSFIVAVCPACGGTLKPDFVYFGENVPIERVERSYAMVDDAGALLVAGSSLAVMSGLRFVRHAARDGKPVVIINRGGTRGDDRATIKLAAGVSESLSWLAAELPDL
- a CDS encoding beta-ketoacyl-ACP synthase III, whose amino-acid sequence is MSVPTLKQAPVQENTRILGIGAYRPDIIVTNDDVCQWIDSSDEWIRQRTGIVTRHRAPADVSVIDMAEGAALEALQKAGIEASQLGAVIVSTVTHPYATPSAAASLADRLGATPAPAFDISAACAGYCYGIAQGDALVRSGAAEYVLVVGAEKLSDVIDNHERTISFLLGDGAGAVVIGPSDTPGIGPSVWGSDGSKWDAIGMTRSMLDVRDLSTSARQADESDDQAIISAAQDLWPTLRQDGQTVFRWAVWEMAKVAQQALDAAGIQAEDLVAFIPHQANMRIIDEMVKKLKLPETVTVARDIADAGNTSAASIPLATHRLLEENPGLSGGLALQIGFGAGLVFGAQVIVLP
- a CDS encoding beta-ketoacyl-[acyl-carrier-protein] synthase family protein translates to MTRKVVITGLGATTPIGGDVPTMWTNALKGVSGARTLEDDWVAKYELPVHFAARCSTPALEVLGRVEAKRMDPSTQFGVIASREAWADSGITEIDHDRLAVAFATGIGGVWTLLDAWDTLKEKGPRRVLPMTVPMLMPNGVAAAVSLDLGARAGAHTPVSACASGTEALHLGLDLIRSGKADVVMCGGAEAAIHPMPLAAFASMQALSRRNEDPQGASRPYDLGRDGFVMGEGAGALVLEAEEHALARGARIYGELAGTSVTADAYHITAPDPEGLGATRALKAAMFDGRIQADDVVHVNAHATSTPVGDKPEYTALRAALGTHIDHVAVSATKSQMGHLLGASGAVEAVLTVLAVYERKAPVTINLENQDPEIPLDVVTSARELPAGNIVALSNSFGFGGHNAVIAVRSI
- a CDS encoding peroxiredoxin; its protein translation is MTAALAGTAADLAVIPAVGSAAPDFELSNQFGEPVRLSSFRGQNVVVVFYPFAFSGICTGELCEIRDNLASFEDANATVLAISVDSKFSLRAYAEKEGYGFDLLADFWPHGAVASSYGVFDPESGMARRGTFIIDAAGIIRYVVVNPRGQARELSEYRDALAGLERA